A genomic region of Lysinibacillus sp. 2017 contains the following coding sequences:
- a CDS encoding MFS transporter, whose product MTNTKSSQTWAIALFAIGVFMAALDNGIISAALTTINTSFDVSANWGAWGVTLYTLGLAISVPIIGKLSDRYGRKKLFIIEIAIFGIGSLLVALSPNFTFYLVARFIQAMGGGGIFIIGSSHVLSTLPVEKQGKALGMLGGMNGIAAVLGPNLGSIILGLTGSWHWLFLINVPIAIVLVILGFLKLEETKDPTPGKLDFLGTVMLSLAILGIMYGLTNIEGVNFFSSLAEANVYPFILAGIVILVALYFYETRLERKGGDPILPVSLMRQPTYLLTLLLGMFSGAMLAAMIFIPAFSEQVLGISSEHAGYWMTPLALAAGIGAGLGGAFVDKKGPILAVILSGVIGAIGFFLFPGWVEAKWHFVIASIIGGIGIGILLGAPLNILATEKLQDNKGTALASLSLVRTIGMTIAPTIYAGFIARGFSEIPSLFKSDFPTILQDNIQNADLSEAGMAEMQQLGSQFAGGGDLSQEQLMGAVANVQDPGLKEVITFSVAEVSKLAAQNGYGGLFASAGVIALCIVVVAFILKPIRKKSLQ is encoded by the coding sequence ATGACAAACACGAAATCCTCACAAACTTGGGCAATTGCTTTGTTTGCGATTGGTGTGTTCATGGCCGCACTGGATAACGGGATTATTAGTGCAGCGTTAACAACGATTAATACTTCATTTGATGTAAGTGCCAACTGGGGGGCTTGGGGTGTAACGTTATACACACTAGGTCTAGCTATTAGTGTACCGATTATTGGTAAGTTATCAGATCGATATGGTCGAAAAAAATTATTTATTATTGAAATTGCGATTTTTGGGATTGGTTCACTTCTGGTGGCCTTAAGTCCGAACTTTACATTTTATTTAGTTGCTCGCTTTATCCAGGCGATGGGTGGTGGGGGAATTTTTATTATTGGTTCCTCCCATGTATTAAGTACACTACCTGTTGAAAAACAAGGGAAGGCGCTCGGAATGCTAGGTGGTATGAACGGTATTGCGGCGGTACTTGGACCAAACTTAGGAAGTATTATTTTAGGTTTAACAGGTAGCTGGCATTGGTTATTTTTAATTAATGTACCGATTGCTATTGTATTAGTTATTTTAGGTTTTTTAAAGCTAGAAGAAACAAAAGATCCAACACCAGGTAAACTCGATTTCCTTGGTACAGTAATGCTATCATTAGCAATTTTAGGCATAATGTACGGCTTAACAAATATTGAAGGGGTTAACTTCTTTAGTTCATTAGCTGAAGCAAATGTCTATCCATTTATTTTAGCTGGTATTGTGATATTAGTAGCACTTTACTTCTATGAAACACGATTAGAACGTAAAGGTGGAGATCCAATTTTACCTGTAAGTTTAATGCGTCAACCTACGTATTTATTAACATTATTATTAGGTATGTTCTCAGGTGCGATGCTTGCAGCAATGATTTTCATCCCAGCGTTTTCTGAACAAGTGCTTGGTATTAGCTCAGAGCATGCAGGGTATTGGATGACTCCATTAGCATTAGCAGCAGGTATTGGTGCTGGGCTAGGTGGGGCATTTGTTGATAAAAAAGGTCCTATTTTAGCAGTAATATTATCAGGAGTAATTGGAGCAATTGGGTTTTTCTTATTCCCAGGATGGGTTGAAGCGAAATGGCATTTTGTCATCGCATCGATTATCGGGGGTATTGGTATAGGGATTCTTCTAGGAGCGCCACTCAATATTCTAGCTACTGAAAAATTACAAGATAATAAAGGAACTGCACTTGCATCGTTATCTTTAGTACGAACAATAGGTATGACGATTGCACCTACCATTTATGCAGGCTTTATTGCACGTGGGTTTAGTGAAATTCCATCATTATTTAAATCAGATTTCCCAACAATTTTACAAGATAACATACAAAATGCGGATCTTTCCGAAGCGGGTATGGCCGAAATGCAACAACTTGGTAGTCAGTTTGCTGGTGGTGGTGATCTGTCACAAGAGCAACTTATGGGGGCTGTAGCCAACGTTCAAGACCCAGGTTTAAAAGAAGTGATTACATTTAGTGTAGCTGAAGTATCAAAATTAGCCGCTCAAAATGGGTATGGCGGATTATTTGCTTCTGCTGGTGTTATTGCTTTATGCATTGTTGTTGTCGCATTTATTTTAAAACCAATTCGAAAAAAATCACTTCAATAG
- the argH gene encoding argininosuccinate lyase — protein sequence MAKLWGGRFQKSAEAWVDEFGASIGFDQQLVLEDLEGSVAHVTMLGAQGILPQEDVAQILDGLAQLKVKAEAGELEFTVANEDIHLNLEKMLIDLIGPVGGKLHTGRSRNDQVATDMHLFLKKRVPEVIGLIENFQKTIVEQAEKHVETIAPGYTHLQRAQPISFAHHLMVYFWQLQRDKERFSESMKRVDLLPLGAGAMAGTTFPIDRLKSAELLGFANVYANSMDAVSDRDFIVEFLSNSALLMTHLSRFAEEIILWSTDEFKFIELDDAFSTGSSIMPQKKNPDMAELIRGKAGRAFGNLMGLLTVLKGTPLTYNKDMQEDKEGMFDTMETVLGSLKIFEGMVRTMTINKARLHSAVHSDFSNATELADYLATKGMPFREAHEVTGKLVFTCIQQGIYLLDLSVEDMKKESTLIEEDIYEVLAPEAAVSRRNSLGGTGFEQVKIQLEQAKGLLI from the coding sequence ATGGCAAAATTATGGGGCGGACGTTTTCAAAAGTCAGCAGAAGCTTGGGTGGACGAATTTGGTGCATCAATTGGCTTTGACCAACAACTCGTTTTAGAAGATCTTGAAGGTTCAGTAGCACATGTAACAATGCTTGGAGCGCAAGGAATCCTTCCACAAGAAGATGTAGCGCAAATTTTAGACGGACTCGCACAGCTGAAGGTGAAGGCTGAAGCGGGTGAGCTTGAATTTACAGTAGCAAATGAAGACATTCATTTAAATTTAGAAAAAATGTTAATTGATTTAATCGGACCAGTAGGCGGAAAATTACATACAGGTCGTTCACGAAATGACCAAGTGGCAACCGATATGCACCTATTTTTGAAAAAACGTGTTCCAGAAGTAATTGGCTTAATCGAAAACTTCCAAAAAACGATTGTCGAGCAAGCAGAAAAGCATGTTGAAACGATTGCACCCGGTTACACGCATTTACAACGTGCGCAACCAATATCATTCGCTCATCATTTAATGGTGTACTTCTGGCAATTACAGCGTGATAAAGAGCGTTTTTCTGAGTCGATGAAGCGCGTTGATTTGTTACCTCTTGGAGCAGGTGCAATGGCAGGTACAACTTTCCCAATTGATCGCTTAAAATCTGCTGAACTACTTGGATTTGCAAATGTTTATGCAAACTCAATGGATGCTGTTAGTGACCGTGATTTTATTGTCGAATTTTTATCGAATTCTGCACTGTTAATGACGCATTTATCACGTTTTGCAGAAGAGATTATTCTTTGGTCAACAGATGAGTTTAAATTTATTGAATTAGATGATGCCTTTTCTACAGGCTCATCAATAATGCCACAAAAGAAAAATCCAGATATGGCGGAACTAATTCGCGGAAAAGCGGGTCGCGCCTTTGGTAACTTAATGGGTCTTTTAACGGTATTAAAAGGAACGCCATTAACATACAACAAAGATATGCAAGAAGATAAAGAGGGTATGTTCGATACAATGGAAACAGTCCTTGGATCATTGAAGATTTTTGAGGGCATGGTACGAACAATGACGATTAATAAAGCACGACTTCATAGCGCGGTACATTCGGACTTTTCAAATGCGACAGAGCTTGCTGATTACTTAGCGACAAAAGGGATGCCATTCCGTGAAGCGCATGAAGTGACAGGAAAACTTGTATTTACATGTATCCAACAAGGCATTTACTTATTAGATTTATCAGTAGAGGATATGAAAAAAGAATCTACACTTATCGAAGAAGATATTTATGAAGTGCTTGCACCTGAAGCGGCAGTAAGTCGTCGTAATTCGTTAGGTGGTACTGGCTTCGAACAAGTAAAAATACAGTTGGAGCAAGCGAAAGGTTTGCTCATTTAA
- a CDS encoding argininosuccinate synthase has translation MANKKVVLAYSGGLDTSVAIPWLTEQGWDVIAVCLDVGEGKDLEFVKNKALQVGAVESYMIDAKDEFAEDFALISLQGHTWYEQKYPLVSALSRPLISKKLVEIANETNADAVAHGCTGKGNDQVRFEVSIKALNPDLEVLAPVREWGWSRDEEIEYAQKHGVPIPATLDSPFSIDQNLWGRANEAGIMEDPWVSPPEEAYGLTVSVENAPDTAEYVEIEFVAGKPVSLNGKEMKLADLIQELNAVAGAHGIGRIDHVENRLVGIKSREVYEIPGAKVLLTAHKELEDITLVKEVAHFKPIIEHKLSEIIYNGLWFNPVREALVAFLKETQKYVNGTVRVKLYKGHAIVEGRKSANSLYSEELATYSKHDKFNHASAVGFIELWGMPTVVAAEVAKNSK, from the coding sequence ATGGCAAACAAGAAAGTCGTATTAGCATATTCAGGAGGTCTTGATACATCCGTAGCAATTCCATGGTTAACAGAACAAGGTTGGGACGTAATTGCGGTATGTCTAGACGTTGGTGAAGGAAAAGATTTAGAGTTTGTTAAAAACAAAGCGCTTCAAGTAGGTGCTGTTGAATCTTATATGATCGATGCAAAAGATGAATTTGCAGAAGATTTTGCATTAATTTCTCTACAAGGTCACACATGGTACGAACAAAAGTATCCATTAGTATCTGCATTATCTCGTCCACTTATCTCGAAAAAATTAGTTGAAATCGCAAACGAAACAAACGCGGATGCGGTAGCGCACGGTTGTACAGGTAAAGGGAATGACCAAGTTCGTTTCGAAGTTTCAATCAAAGCATTAAACCCAGATTTAGAAGTATTAGCGCCAGTTCGTGAGTGGGGTTGGAGTCGTGATGAAGAAATCGAATATGCACAAAAACATGGGGTACCGATTCCTGCAACACTAGATTCACCATTCTCAATCGACCAAAACTTATGGGGCCGTGCAAACGAAGCCGGTATCATGGAAGATCCTTGGGTTTCTCCACCAGAAGAAGCTTATGGTTTAACGGTTTCAGTTGAAAACGCGCCAGATACAGCGGAGTACGTTGAAATCGAGTTCGTAGCTGGTAAACCAGTATCATTAAACGGTAAAGAAATGAAGCTAGCTGACTTAATTCAAGAATTAAACGCAGTAGCTGGTGCACATGGTATTGGTCGTATTGACCACGTAGAAAACCGTTTAGTTGGGATTAAATCTCGTGAAGTATACGAAATCCCAGGCGCAAAAGTATTATTAACTGCACATAAAGAATTAGAAGATATTACATTAGTAAAAGAAGTAGCACACTTCAAACCAATCATTGAGCACAAATTATCTGAAATCATTTACAACGGTTTATGGTTCAACCCAGTCCGTGAAGCATTAGTAGCATTCTTAAAAGAAACGCAAAAATATGTAAATGGTACAGTACGTGTGAAACTTTATAAAGGTCACGCGATTGTAGAAGGACGTAAATCTGCAAACTCTTTATACTCTGAAGAATTAGCGACTTACTCTAAACACGATAAATTCAACCACGCTTCAGCAGTGGGCTTCATCGAATTATGGGGTATGCCAACAGTGGTAGCTGCAGAAGTAGCAAAAAATAGCAAATAA
- a CDS encoding SDR family oxidoreductase, which yields MKKTIFITGATSGIGRKMTEQFIAQGHTVYATGRNESAIKSLEHLGAIVIQADLRERTDIDRIAAMLPPLDVAILNAGLGYFSSAIDLKDDEIDQMLEINVRAPIYLAKRLAPSMIEKGQGHFIFVGSQAGKVATKKASVYAASKHAITGFVNGFRLEVAEYNIAVTGIYPGPIDTPFLQKADATNAYRDAISQFLIQPEKLASEVVKAIDKQPREVNLPRIMSFTSKLYAVAPRMVEFFGSGFFNKK from the coding sequence ATGAAAAAAACCATTTTTATAACGGGGGCAACAAGTGGTATTGGGCGCAAAATGACGGAACAATTCATTGCCCAAGGGCATACGGTTTATGCAACGGGGAGAAATGAAAGCGCGATAAAATCATTAGAACATTTAGGGGCAATCGTTATACAAGCAGATCTCAGGGAACGTACGGATATTGACCGAATAGCAGCGATGTTACCACCGCTTGATGTGGCAATTCTAAATGCGGGTTTGGGCTATTTTTCAAGTGCGATTGATTTAAAGGATGATGAAATTGATCAAATGCTTGAAATTAATGTTCGCGCGCCTATTTATTTAGCAAAGCGTTTAGCACCATCTATGATTGAAAAAGGGCAAGGTCATTTTATATTTGTTGGGTCACAAGCAGGGAAGGTCGCGACAAAAAAAGCAAGTGTATATGCAGCGAGTAAGCATGCGATTACAGGATTTGTAAATGGCTTCCGTTTAGAAGTAGCAGAATATAATATCGCGGTAACTGGCATTTACCCAGGCCCAATTGATACGCCGTTTTTACAAAAGGCTGATGCTACCAATGCATACCGAGATGCGATTAGCCAATTTTTAATTCAACCTGAAAAATTGGCAAGTGAAGTTGTTAAGGCAATTGATAAACAGCCACGTGAAGTGAATTTACCAAGAATCATGAGCTTCACGAGTAAATTATATGCAGTGGCACCAAGAATGGTTGAGTTTTTTGGAAGTGGATTTTTTAATAAAAAATAA
- a CDS encoding Rrf2 family transcriptional regulator, which yields MRLTVYTDYSLRTLMYLGVRGKEHLTTIQEIADAYQISKNHLMKVTYDLGQHGYIETIRGRGGGIRLAVDPKDINIGEVVRKTEEDFHIVECFNAESNLCKISPECQLKFALNQALKAYLAVLDSYTLADVLVSKDALAELFGITRS from the coding sequence GTGCGCTTAACTGTATATACGGATTATTCATTACGTACGCTTATGTATTTAGGCGTTCGTGGAAAAGAGCATTTAACCACAATTCAAGAAATTGCGGATGCCTATCAAATCTCCAAAAATCACTTAATGAAAGTTACATATGACTTAGGACAACACGGCTATATTGAAACGATTCGTGGGCGCGGTGGCGGAATTCGCCTAGCAGTTGATCCAAAAGATATTAATATTGGAGAAGTTGTTCGCAAAACAGAAGAAGACTTTCATATTGTCGAATGCTTTAACGCAGAAAGTAACTTATGTAAAATATCTCCTGAATGTCAATTGAAGTTTGCACTTAATCAAGCATTAAAAGCCTATTTAGCAGTACTCGATTCATACACACTTGCGGATGTACTCGTATCTAAAGATGCATTAGCTGAATTATTCGGAATTACAAGAAGCTAG